The DNA segment CGGGATGGGCGGCGGCCGTTCATACGTCTTTATATCCGCGCGATTCTCGGCGGCCGGACAGGTCGGGCGGTAGAGCGAAGCCGAATCGCGGCGGGCGAGAATCTCGGAAGGCGAGCGTCTGCCCCGTGCTCGCGAGCGCGGACTACGCTCGGAGACCGGAGACAGACGCTCGTAGACCTGAGACGGTCGTTCACAGGTCCCGGGGAAGCCGCTCGCAGGCCCGGCCGACACGGGCGGCCTTTCGCACCACATAAATCCCTCGCGCTCCGAAGGGCCGACATGGACCGCCGAACCTTCCTCGCCGGGACCGCGGCGCTCTCGTCGGTCGGCCTCGCCGGCTGTAGCGCCCTCCGGAACAGCAACGCGAGCGCGAGCGAGGAGTACGACGTCGGCATGGGGTCGGCATTCTTCCGTCCGAAGAAGCTGACCGTGACGGTCGGCACGACCGTCGTCTGGCGGAACACAGGCAACCGCCGCCACACGGTCACCGCCTACGAGGGTCAACTCCCCGAGGGCGCGGCGTTCTTCGCCTCGGGCGGCT comes from the Halorussus vallis genome and includes:
- a CDS encoding plastocyanin/azurin family copper-binding protein; its protein translation is MDRRTFLAGTAALSSVGLAGCSALRNSNASASEEYDVGMGSAFFRPKKLTVTVGTTVVWRNTGNRRHTVTAYEGQLPEGAAFFASGGFESEEAARQGWMNGLKGHIDAGETFEHTFEVPGDHHYFCIPHEPTGMVGTVVVEE